From Microcebus murinus isolate Inina chromosome 15, M.murinus_Inina_mat1.0, whole genome shotgun sequence, the proteins below share one genomic window:
- the H3C10 gene encoding histone H3.1 — MARTKQTARKSTGGKAPRKQLATKAARKSAPATGGVKKPHRYRPGTVALREIRRYQKSTELLIRKLPFQRLVREIAQDFKTDLRFQSSAVMALQEACEAYLVGLFEDTNLCAIHAKRVTIMPKDIQLARRIRGERA, encoded by the coding sequence ATGGCTCGCACGAAGCAGACTGCGCGCAAGTCCACCGGCGGGAAGGCGCCGCGCAAGCAGCTCGCCACCAAGGCGGCCCGCAAGAGCGCCCCGGCCACCGGCGGCGTGAAGAAGCCCCACCGCTATCGCCCCGGAACCGTGGCTCTGCGTGAGATCCGCCGCTACCAGAAGTCTACAGAGCTGCTGATCCGAAAGCTGCCGTTTCAGCGTCTGGTGCGGGAAATCGCGCAGGACTTCAAGACCGACCTGCGCTTCCAGAGTTCAGCAGTGATGGCGCTGCAGGAGGCTTGTGAGGCTTACTTGGTGGGGCTTTTCGAGGACACCAACCTGTGTGCTATCCACGCCAAGCGTGTCACTATCATGCCTAAGGACATCCAGCTTGCGCGTCGCATCCGTGGTGAAAGGGCTTGA
- the LOC105858689 gene encoding histone H2A type 1, which produces MSGRGKQGGKARAKAKTRSSRAGLQFPVGRVHRLLRKGNYAERVGAGAPVYLAAVLEYLTAEILELAGNAARDNKKTRIIPRHLQLAIRNDEELNKLLGKVTIAQGGVLPNIQAVLLPKKTESHHKAKGK; this is translated from the coding sequence ATGTCTGGCCGCGGCAAGCAGGGAGGCAAAGCTCGCGCCAAAGCGAAGACCCGCTCTTCCCGGGCCGGCCTTCAGTTCCCCGTGGGTCGAGTGCACCGTCTGCTCCGCAAGGGCAACTATGCCGAGCGGGTCGGAGCCGGCGCCCCGGTGTACCTGGCGGCGGTGCTGGAGTACCTGACCGCCGAGATCCTGGAGCTGGCGGGCAACGCGGCTCGCGACAACAAGAAGACGCGCATCATCCCGCGCCACCTGCAGCTGGCCATCCGCAACGACGAGGAGCTCAACAAGCTGCTGGGCAAAGTCACCATCGCTCAGGGCGGCGTCCTGCCCAACATCCAGGCCGTGCTGCTGCCCAAGAAGACCGAGAGCCACCACAAGGCCAAGGGCAAGTAG
- the LOC105858694 gene encoding histone H2B type 2-F-like, with amino-acid sequence MPEPAKSAPAPKKGSKKAVTKVQKKDGKKRKRSRKESYSVYVYKVLKQVHPDTGISSKAMGIMNSFVNDIFERIAGEASRLAHYNKRSTITSREIQTAVRLLLPGELAKHAVSEGTKAVTKYTSSK; translated from the coding sequence ATGCCTGAGCCAGCCAAGTCTGCTCCTGCCCCCAAAAAGGGCTCTAAGAAAGCAGTGACCAAAGTCCAGAAGAAAGATGGCAAGAAGCGCAAGCGCAGCCGCAAGGAGAGCTACTCCGTGTACGTGTACAAGGTGCTGAAGCAGGTCCACCCGGACACCGGCATCTCCTCGAAGGCCATGGGCATCATGAATTCCTTCGTCAACGACATCTTCGAGCGCATCGCGGGCGAGGCGTCTCGCCTGGCGCATTACAACAAGCGCTCGACCATCACCTCCAGGGAGATCCAGACGGCGGTGCGCCTGCTGCTGCCGGGAGAGCTGGCCAAGCACGCCGTGTCCGAGGGCACCAAGGCTGTCACCAAGTACACCAGCTCCAAGTAA